A single window of Syntrophorhabdaceae bacterium DNA harbors:
- a CDS encoding DUF4118 domain-containing protein, with amino-acid sequence NYMKAKAITGIWPAGERLVVCIAPNQYAEQLLRRAYNIAHDTHADWYAVYVNAPSLKEPSEAEKGYLANALNLAEELGAKTLTLTGTDIADEILRFAGEKSITHIVIGKPLRSPLSRFWKESPIDRLLQAKTDCEIHLVTPMVTKKEVVVRPDTRVFAFHPKAYAVPLVMIAAITGLNFFLQTVIHPRTLVFLYLVATIASALFFGMMPSLFASIVSLLIFDYFFVEPRFSFSMYHTYDVVNVVVFFFTSVVVGHLVKITRQQNRSLQLRVERISLIEEMSKELLMMPPVEQLVDGFTENPTDLKNILPLLRTTVLDDISHILIKYITKVTDVPAFVLFSRKDGALQVWAKSRPDTNLSPHEIAVAEWTYRHGEIAGAGTQTLADVKVCFVPMKTQEETVGVIGISHSYKGLLLDQRRILSAISGLSSLGAVRWIHV; translated from the coding sequence CAATTATATGAAGGCCAAGGCGATCACAGGTATCTGGCCCGCGGGAGAGAGGCTTGTAGTCTGCATTGCACCCAACCAGTACGCCGAGCAATTGCTGCGCCGCGCCTATAATATCGCGCACGATACGCATGCCGATTGGTATGCCGTCTATGTGAATGCGCCGTCCCTCAAAGAGCCATCGGAGGCGGAAAAGGGATATCTGGCAAATGCCCTGAATCTGGCTGAAGAACTGGGCGCAAAGACTCTAACCCTGACCGGAACTGATATCGCCGATGAAATACTCCGTTTTGCCGGGGAGAAGAGTATCACCCATATCGTCATCGGAAAACCGTTAAGGTCTCCCCTATCCAGATTTTGGAAAGAATCCCCCATTGATCGCTTGCTCCAGGCGAAGACTGATTGCGAAATCCACCTCGTGACCCCCATGGTTACCAAGAAAGAAGTGGTGGTAAGGCCTGACACGAGGGTGTTTGCTTTTCACCCTAAAGCCTACGCGGTCCCGCTCGTCATGATTGCCGCCATTACCGGTCTCAACTTTTTTCTCCAGACGGTTATCCATCCGAGGACGCTCGTATTTCTCTATCTCGTTGCAACCATAGCGAGCGCGCTTTTCTTCGGCATGATGCCCTCCTTATTCGCGTCCATAGTGAGCCTCTTGATTTTTGACTACTTCTTCGTGGAGCCCCGTTTTAGCTTCAGTATGTATCACACCTACGATGTGGTTAATGTGGTGGTATTCTTTTTCACCTCCGTGGTCGTGGGCCATCTCGTCAAGATAACCAGACAGCAGAACCGTTCCCTGCAACTTCGTGTGGAGCGGATCTCCCTCATCGAAGAGATGAGCAAGGAACTTCTCATGATGCCCCCAGTGGAGCAACTCGTGGACGGGTTTACGGAGAACCCGACGGACCTGAAGAATATTCTTCCTCTGTTACGCACAACTGTGCTCGACGACATCAGTCATATTCTGATCAAGTACATCACGAAGGTGACGGATGTGCCGGCCTTCGTACTCTTCAGCCGGAAGGACGGCGCACTTCAGGTGTGGGCAAAGAGCAGACCGGATACAAACTTGAGCCCCCACGAAATTGCCGTGGCCGAATGGACCTACCGGCATGGAGAGATTGCCGGCGCCGGCACTCAGACCTTAGCCGATGTCAAGGTCTGTTTTGTGCCCATGAAAACTCAGGAAGAGACGGTCGGTGTCATAGGCATTAGCCATTCATATAAGGGGCTACTTTTGGACCAGCGCAGAATACTGAGCGCCATATCGGGGCTGTCATCGCTCGGCGCCGTGCGTTGGATACATGTATAG
- the kdpC gene encoding potassium-transporting ATPase subunit KdpC — protein sequence MKYLIRSVLTFIVMSVLTGLVYPFIVSGISNLTMNYQAQGSLIRSNDRIVGSRLIGQDFSGPAYFHGRPSALPKPYDASNSGGSNAGPSNSSFLKDVTARVASLRTENGLESATPLPADLVLASASGLDPHISVQSALVQKARVARERGLSGEIVEKTIERVAQKQYFWADTMVNVLELNLAMDNLSKKTDAHGGNK from the coding sequence ATGAAATATCTCATTCGCTCTGTGCTCACCTTCATCGTGATGTCCGTTTTAACAGGACTTGTTTATCCCTTCATCGTAAGCGGCATATCGAATCTCACGATGAACTATCAGGCGCAGGGTAGCCTCATCAGGTCAAATGACAGAATAGTGGGAAGCAGACTCATCGGCCAGGATTTTTCCGGCCCGGCCTATTTTCATGGGCGTCCCTCAGCGCTCCCCAAACCCTATGACGCAAGTAATTCCGGAGGCAGCAACGCGGGACCGTCGAATAGCTCATTCCTTAAAGACGTGACAGCCAGGGTAGCGTCGCTTCGCACAGAGAATGGTCTTGAAAGCGCTACGCCCCTGCCTGCCGACCTCGTCCTCGCTTCGGCAAGCGGACTTGATCCCCACATCAGTGTACAGTCAGCCCTCGTTCAAAAGGCGCGAGTGGCGAGAGAACGTGGTCTTTCGGGCGAAATCGTGGAGAAGACCATTGAGCGTGTGGCGCAGAAGCAATATTTCTGGGCAGATACAATGGTCAATGTTTTGGAACTGAACCTTGCCATGGATAACCTTTCCAAAAAAACCGATGCTCACGGAGGAAACAAATGA